A genomic region of Metopolophium dirhodum isolate CAU chromosome 1, ASM1992520v1, whole genome shotgun sequence contains the following coding sequences:
- the LOC132937893 gene encoding alpha-tubulin N-acetyltransferase 1-like, whose protein sequence is MAMQFKIDSNNHVGQVLKIDNTLTAIGYENNHELRNNLRLIIDEIGKSSAIAQHLETPITSAEKLINSDHVIYMMTEQNTPANFAVIGFLKMGWKKLFIYNKQDTCSETLVYCMLDFYIYESKQRQGYGKRLIEYMLQAHSRRCNELSQPKTRQQM, encoded by the exons ATGGCCATGCAGTTTAAAATCGACAGCAACAACCACGTTGGCCAGGTGCTGAAGATCGACAACACGTTAACAGCCATTGGATACGAGAACAACCACGA ATTGAGGAACAATTTACGATTGATAATTGACGAGATTGGAAAAAGTTCAGCCATTGCTCAACATTTAGAGACTCCGATTACCAGTGCAGAAAAGCTTATTAATTCTGATCATGTTATTTACATGATGACCGAACAAAATACACCGGC TAATTTTGCTGTTATTGGATTTTTGAAGATGGGATGGAAAAAGTTGTTCATTTACAACAAACAAGATACCTGTTCTGAAACCTTGGTTTATTGTATGTTGGATTTTTACATCTATGAGTCTAAACAGCGTCAAGGTTATGGAAAACGATTAATTGAATATATGTTACAG GCACATTCACGGCGTTGCAATGAACTTTCTCAGCCAAAAACCCGACAGCAAATGTAg